TATCTTAAGAGGTCCGCTCATATTATTCTAGCCACAACTTGCCAAGAGAAGAGAAGTAAAGAACAATTTTAggtttaaaaaaattaattatggCTCGACTAATAACTAGAATAGAACCACTGAATTTGGGTAAAAATGAATATCTAACAGTATCTCAGACATAATATTTCTTTCAAATGATACAGGTCTCAAAGTAATTAAActttttataaagaatgatatgaGCAAACCTGGCCACTACAGAAAGGACCAGCTCCGATACCGATTGTAGGAATTCGAAGGGCAGAGgtggcagctgcagcaacaggtGCGGGCACACATTCAAGCACCACAGAGAAGCATCCAGCCTCCTGCAAAGCCATTGCAGTTTGGACAACCTACAATTGGAAAATTTGAGCCAAACTAACCCCATCTTACTATCACATTGAATCCTATCCAGCAACAGAGGTTGCACAACAATTATCATTAGTAAAATATACAATCAGGATAATTTAACTTTAACTTTAAGCAAAAGAGACCTTTAAAGCACTGGCAACATTCTTTCCTTGAGGCCTAAATCCTCCAAGAACACTGATAGCTTGAGGAGTCAATCCAACATGACCCATAACTGCAATTCCAGCTTCAACAATGGCTTTAGCTGCTGTAATTCTAGAAGGAGCGCCTCCTTCCAATTTAATTGCATCCATTGCACCTTCTTTGAGAACTCTAACTGCTGTGTCAATTGCCTGCTCATAATTGAAATTCCCTGAATTCCATCAATTAAGTATCAATCAGACCCTACGTCTTTCTCTCTAAGTTTATTCAAATTCACTAGATTGaactttttattttccaaattctGTATTTTTAGTGTTTGTTTTACCTGATTAGACATGGTCGATTGGAACAGATTTACAGTAAAGGTAACAAAAAATGAAGTTTTGTGGTTCAACCTAGTTTTTAGAGTCTTAAAAATGTACCTGATTGGAGCTTGATTCATAAGTACCAAATGGTAGATCACCAATAAGTAATGGGTTTTTGGCACCACGAGCAACAGAACGACAATGAACAAGCATTTCTTCAAGAGTAATAGGAAGAGTTGTATCATGACCATGAACAACCATTGAAGCTGAATCACCGACAAGACATATATCAATTCCTGCTTCATCAAGGTGAACTGCTGATGGGTAATCATAAGCTGTTACCATCGTTATGGGTTCTCCTTTTTTATGTTTCTGTTTCAGGTTAGTTAGAGTTACACGTTGGTTAGGGTTTTGCGATTTTGGACCACCGTACACGGTGTTTTCTGGAACATTGCTCAGGCATCTGATATGGTGTTTCAGAGATGAAGATCTTCTATGTGCGGAATAAGCTTTAAAGAGGATCGAGGAGACCGACATTGTGCTTCTTTATTTCTTTTATGGAAGACGTGAAGAATTTCAATAATTCTCTGTAGGATGAATCGGAAATAAATGCCCCTCTGTGCCGAAATTGAATTATCCCCAAAATTTTCGATGATGTGTGATAAAAACTGATGTGAAGTTGAGCTCGCTCACTCGCTAGGTGAGTGAAGAAATTGAAAATATCGTACTCACTCATACCGGAGTACAATGAACGACACGAGTTTGAATGGGTGTCGTAACTGTCGTTCCGCAGCTTCCGCTTGACTATTATGGAACCGGAAGTGATATACACTCGCCCATAGTTTCTCCGGAGTGGGGATTAGAGGGTGTTGATACATAAAAATAACTCCCCTTTAATCGGGTTAGGGTTTCCCAAAGAAGGGAGAGGCTACACATGGAACATacggacttggggactaaggcccaagtccaACGATCAAGTATCCATGAGATGGAAGGGATAATGAAGtaattaacaaggaagaaggaggTCGTATTAGAAAAAGGATGGCATTAGTAGCAATtaagaagtttaggacacatggcaagatgtcataaaaagaagagACTTttagaaagtctatataagggaggacaaggtacaatggaaaaacAACTCGCTCTCTTACTATTCTAAGgaaagtgaggtcatcttggtacacTAGGACGAGTAGAACCCTacgagaattccggtattaacatttggcgaccacacccggagactCGTACCTAGTCCACCATGATGCAACCGAATAACATTAATCCTGACGCGACAGGAAATCAATCAGCTAAACGCCCTGTTGACCTCGACGAAGTCATCATAGAGGAAGAGGATAGCGAGGAGGAAACACCACATCAGAGCGCAGACAAGCGATCTGAAGACGCTCACCAACACACCACGCGCAAGGAAGATGTACAAACGATTCAACAGTCAAAAACTGTGACCCCAGGCATGCAAAGTATTCAAAAAGAATTAGAACATCGATTGCAAAAAAGACAGGCATTGGAAGAATGGATAGCACAAGATGTGATTGCAGGCCAAAGCACCTCTAAGGAAGCAACCGAAGCGGAAAAACATCAGAATACCAAGGCTGCAGTAATCACACAAGAGGAAATGGCGGAGTACCTGGGGCATAGGTATCATATCACAAAACAAGATAACCACCAGCAAACAAACAAATCATATCCTTTACGATGGACAGGGAAATGCGCGAGAACATATCAGCCGTTTCCTCTCGGCCATGAACAATAGAATCTCCGACGAGAAACTGTGTTTGAGGGAATTCCCCAAATCATTGGCAGGAACAGCCTTTACTTGGTACGATAACTTAAAGGAAGAAAGCATAGATTCTTGGCCCATTATGTACTCGATGTTTATGGGAAAATTCTATTCAGCCATGCAGAAAATTACGTCCATAGACCTGAGAAGAAGCGGACAAAGGACTGGTGAAGAAATATGGATATATATAGCAAGGTTCCGACGGAtggcactagactgtcatgaagACATTAGTGAGGAAACACTCGTAGAAATATGTGTACGAGGAATGATTCAGTCCTTCAAAGGGAGTCTGATCAATTTCATATTTCAAACCTTCGTCGAACTGGAGGAAGCTGCTAAAAGAATCGTTTATTGCCTAGGAGAGTCACCCACAGATTTTAGTTGGTCTCATACCGTAAGTACCACATCCGTAGTCCGCTACAAGTCTAATAACAAAGAGGGAAGCGGAAGCCGACAACAAGGAGGGGACCTCACCAAAGGAAAAACAGATGCATTAGAAGGGATTCAAGATCATCCCCTCCTCTATTACCATATGGAAGAGAACAGACTGTTCGGATCCTCAACCAATGGGTAGCCGAAGGTGAGATTCAGTTGCCGCCGACGTTGGTGGATGTCAATAAAATGAACAAGGACGTTGCAGGGTATTGCCACTATCATAGGAGAATGGGATATCCGACAGTGGAATGTCTCGCGAAAAGAAGCATATTTGAAAGAAAACGCGAATCTAGAGGTCTCGAGGCCGCAAGACAAATGATCGAGCGAGACCCTTTCCCGCGTCACTAAGAATGGAGGAAACCGATGAGCTAAATGTAAAAGCGCGATAGCAAACAACgggtaaaaaataataataataataatttttaatgtCTTTCCCTTATAAacaattgcaaaaaaaaattctctaagATGACAAAAGAAAAGTcgcggaacgttaatgacgtccgatcggCTGACAATAGGTcgcggaacgttaatgacgtccgaaCAACTGACAAAAGGTTATGGGAAAGCCAATGGCACCCGATTGATTAAAAAAAGATTGCGGAACGTCAATGACGTTTGATCGATTTATTAAAGTTGTgggaacgccaatggcacccgatctaCTGAAAAATTTACTAAAACACGAGGCAGATAGCGCCCAATTGACTGAACTTGCAGGAACGCCAACCGCGTCCTATTGATTAATGAAAGATAGTAGGAACGCCAATCACGCCTGCTCAACTGAAAAATAACGACGCGACCAGTAGA
This DNA window, taken from Papaver somniferum cultivar HN1 chromosome 3, ASM357369v1, whole genome shotgun sequence, encodes the following:
- the LOC113358384 gene encoding 3-methyl-2-oxobutanoate hydroxymethyltransferase 1, mitochondrial-like codes for the protein MSVSSILFKAYSAHRRSSSLKHHIRCLSNVPENTVYGGPKSQNPNQRVTLTNLKQKHKKGEPITMVTAYDYPSAVHLDEAGIDICLVGDSASMVVHGHDTTLPITLEEMLVHCRSVARGAKNPLLIGDLPFGTYESSSNQAIDTAVRVLKEGAMDAIKLEGGAPSRITAAKAIVEAGIAVMGHVGLTPQAISVLGGFRPQGKNVASALKVVQTAMALQEAGCFSVVLECVPAPVAAAATSALRIPTIGIGAGPFCSGQVLVYHDLLGMLQHPHHAKVTPKFCKQYARVGDVINQALLQYKEEVTERSFPGPTHTPYKMSNSDVNGFLSELEKMGLGSAASSAAVAAEKAETVNGSS